In Deefgea piscis, the DNA window ATCGACGCCACTGGATTGACGTTTTTCAAGTCGTGAATCAGCTGCGCCAAATCTTCAATCGAATAAATATCGTGATGTGGCGGCGGAGAAATCAAGCCGACGCCCGGCACCGAATGGCGCAATTTACCGATGTATTCGGAAACCTTGTGCCCCGGCAATTGACCACCTTCACCGGGCTTGGCGCCTTGCGCCATTTTGATCTGGATTTGATCGGCGTTAACCAAGTATTCCGTCGTCACCCCAAAGCGGCCCGATGCGACTTGTTTAATCGCCGAGCGCAGGCTATCGCCTTCTTTAAACGTGTAATCACGCTCGATGCGGTTTTTACCGATCACATCCGACAACGTTTGGCCGGCTTTCAGCACGCCAAAACGCGCCGCGTCTTCACCGCCTTCACCGGTATTGGATTTACCGCCAATGCGGTTCATCGCAATCGCCAAGGTTGAATGCGCTTCGGTCGAAATCGAGCCGAGCGACATCGCCCCCGTGGCAAAGCGTTTCACAATCTCGGCCGCCGATTCAACTTCAGCCAACGGCACAGGTGCGCCCGCCGGTTTAATTTCAAACAGGCCACGCAAAGTCAGGTGACGTTTGCTTTGATCGTTAATCAGCGCGGCGTATTCTTTGTACGTTGAATACGAATTGCTGCGCGTTGCGTGTTGCAATTTGGCAATCGAATCTGGCGTCCACAAATGGTCTTCACCACGAATCCGGAAGGCATATTCGCCACCGGCATCCAGCTGATTGGCCAATACTGGGTCGCTACCAAATGCCGAGGTATGTAGCCGCACCGCTTCTTCAGCAATGTCAAACAGACCAATACCCTCAACATTACTGGCCGTGCCGGTGAAGTATTTTTTCACCACTGATTTTTGCAAGCCAATCGCTTCAAAAATCTGCGCGCCGGTGTACGACATATACGTTGAGATGCCCATTTTTGACATCACTTTCATCAAGCCTTTACCCACGGCTTTGATGAAGTTTTTCTGGTATTTCGCCGCCAGCTCCGCGTCGCCGCCATTGGCATACGCCAAATCCGCCAGCGTAGCCAAGGTCAAATACGGATACACCGCTTCTGCGCCGTAGCCGCCAAGCAAGGCGATATGGTGCGTTTCTCGCGCTGAGCCGGTTTCAACCACTAAACCAGTGCTGGTACGTAGGCCGCGTTTTACCAAGTGCTGATGAATCGCCGAGGTGGCCAGCAAGGCAGGAATCGCCACATGCTTGGCATCCATCGCCCGATCAGAAACGATCAAAATATTGGCGCCAGATTTGACGGCGTCTTCCGCTTCGGCCACCAAAGACGCTAAGCGCGCTTCAACGCCCTCTTTACCCCAAGCAACGGGGTAGCAGATATCCAGTTGATGCGAATAAAACTTACCGCCAGTGTACTGGCCGATATTGCGGATTTTTTCAAACTGCGCGCTAGATAAGACCGGTTGCGCCACTTCGAGGCGAATCGGTGGGTTAATGTCGGTGGTGCCAAGTAAGTTCGGTTTCGGGCCAATAAACGACACCAAAGACATTACCATTTCTTCACGAATCGGGTCGATCGGCGGATTGGTCACCTGAGCAAATAATTGCTTGAAGTAATGGTACAGCGGCTTGTTTTTCCGCGACAACACCGTCAGCGCAGCGTCATTACCCATAGAGCCAGTCGGCTCTTCACCGGCTTTGGCCATTGGCTCCAGAATAAACTTGAGGTCTTCTTGCGTGTAACCAAAGGCTTGCTGTTGATCGAGCAGCGAGTGAGCATCGGGCGGCGGGAAACTCACCTCGCCATCGTCGCCTTCGATGTCATCGAGCTTAATGCGGATTTTTTCAATCCATTCGCGATACGGCTTGGCGTTAGCAAGGCTGTCTTTAAGCTCTTTATCGTCAATGATTCGGCCTTGCTCCAAGTCGATCAAGAACATTTTGCCCGGTTGCAAACGCCATTTTTTATTAATGCGCTCTTCACTGATCGGCAATACGCCCGATTCAGACGCCATCACCACCAAATCATCGTTGGTGACTAAATAGCGCGCTGGACGTAAACCATTACGATCCAGCGTCGCGCCGATTTGGCGGCCGTCGGTAAACGCCACAGCGGCTGGGCCATCCCAAGGCTCCATCATGGCGGCGTGATATTCGTAGAAAGCGCGGCGATTTTCATCCATTTCACCGTTACGTTCCCACGCTTCAGGAATCATCATCATCATCGCTTGCGCTAGCGAATAACCGCCCATCACCAATAATTCCAGCGCATTATCAAATGACGCCGAATCCGATTGTCCCGGATAAATCAGTGGCCAGATTTTGTCGATATCTTTGCCCAGCACCGGCGAGCTAATGGCTTTTTCACGCGCACGAATCCAGTTCACATTGCCACGCAAAGTGTTGATTTCGCCGTTATGCGCGATATAGCGGAATGGATGGGCTAAATCCCAAGTTGGGAAGGTATTGGTCGAGAAGCGTTGATGCACTAAGGCCAGCGCCGAGATACAGGCAGGATCTTGCAAATCTAGGTAATACTCGCCCACTTGGTCGGCCAGTAATAAACCTTTGTAATTGATAGTACGAGCGGAACACGACGGAATGTAATACTCGCCACCGTATTTAAGCTTTAAGGCGCGAATGGCATGGCTGGCGCGTTTGCGAATGATGTACAACTTGCGCTCTAGCGCATCAGTGACCAACACATCATTGCCACGACCAATAAAGAGCTGGCGAATCACTGGCTCAGTGGCTTTAATCAGCGGCGACATCGGCATATCGTGGTTAACGGGGACATCACGCCAACCCAGTACAACTTGTTTTTCGGCGCGAACTGCGCGCTCAATTTCTTCTTCACAGGCGGCGCGGGCTGCGGCTTCTTGGGGCAAGAAGCACATTGCGACACCGTAATCGCCCATCGGCGGTAAAACAATACCCTGGGTGAGTGTCACCTTGCGAAATAGCGCATCAGGGATCTGGATCAATATACCTGCACCATCCCCCGCTAAAGCATCCGCGCCAACTGCGCCACGGTGGTCAATATTTTTTAGAATGAGCAAACCTTGCTCAATAATATGATGGCTTTTTTGGCCTTTGATGTGAGCAACAAAACCCACACCACAAGCGTCATGTTCATTGGCGGGGTCGTACATCCCCTGCTCGTTAGGAAATGCCATGTCCATTCGTCTATTCCTATGCAATATCAATGTCTGAGTAGCAGACTTCACCACATCGTTTAACCGACTTCATCAAGAAAAAATCGCCCAATGGATAAGTGTGCCAGAATAATTTGCTGCTGAAAAAATAAAAAACCAAAACTTAAGCAAAATCAGGCGAAACACCACTAGCCGAAGCAACATTTATCTTCTATGACGGATCAACAGCCTACATAAAGATTACGAAAAATGTCTATAAAAACCTCTTACTTGCTTGCAATTGCAATAATAAATTGCGCAATCAGTAGCCTGATTGCCTCAGTTTGGTGGCAAGGTCTATTGCTTGGCGTGGTAATCTGCGGCGCATTACTCATTAGCCAGCAGCAAAATCCAGCACAACAAGGCGTCGAAGCCGCGCCGCCGCCCCCGCCAATTCACAATGAATTGCCCTTATTGCTGGTGGATTTACTGCCGCTTTGGCAACGCAATTTAATCTTGGCGCGCGATCAAAGCCAAGAAGCGGTGGATAAATTAGCACTGCACTTTGCCGATATTATCGAGAGTTTGGGGGGCACAATTCGTTTGGCTTCCGATGGCGCACACGGCGGCAATGTGATTGCCACCATCAATCGCTCTGAGGCGCAACTAAACAATATTGTTCAAGCGCTCGAGCAAGTGCTCAAAGATCGCGCCGCGCTCTTGGTTGAGCTAGAAGGCCTAGGGCAATTTAATACTGAGCTCAAACAAATGGCGACATCCGTGGCTGAAATCGCTGGGCAAACTAATTTATTGGCGCTCAATGCGGCCATTGAAGCGGCGCGCGCTGGGGAGGCGGGTCGGGGTTTTGCCGTGGTTGCCGATGAAGTACGTAAACTGTCAACGCTATCTGGCGAAACCGGCAAACATATTCGCAGCAAGGTAGAGTCGATCAATGCCACGATAGAAGGCGCTTTAGCAGCAGCCAAAAACCTATCCATCACCGAAGCGTGCATGATCGGCGAGTCAAAAAATATTATTGATGATGTCGTACACGGCTTTCATCAAACGGCAGACCAACTCAATCAAACCGTGCAACAACTCAATACGGAAAGCCAAGCCGTCGAACAAGAAATCCATGAAGTCTTGGTGCACTTACAATACCAAGATCGAATGGGGCAAATCATGGGACATGTGCAAGGGGATATGGATAAATTACAACAGCTACTGGCCAAACAAAGCCCAATACCAGCGCAAAGCCAGTGGCTAAACGAGCTAGAATCGAGCTACACCACCAATGAGCAAAAAACGATACATTCGGGCAAATCGCACCATAGTGCGGTGACCAGTGCAGGAATTGATTTCTTTTGATTTCTTTTAAATCCGCCGCTTGATCCATGCCAAATGGATCAAGCAATCAATCAAACTTGGCCGCTGAGCGCCACCTGTTTACGCCAATTTGGTACTTCATCGGCAGTAATTAACTCGCCAATCATGGCCCCCGAAACATAATCACAAGCCGCAGCTTCCAATTGCTGCAACTGCGCCGCCGTGGTGACATTGCTGGCATAGGTTTTCAGTGATAAATCGTGCGCCAGTTGAATGCTGTATTTAATCAATAATTGACTCAACTCTTGTTGCTGCGCGCGCTCGATCAAACCGGCAGATAAATGAAATTCGCTCAAAGGCAGCTGGCCCTGCTCTTCAAGCCAAGTAAAGCCTTGCCCACGATCGATATATGCAATACCTACCTCTTTTATCCTCAGTTGCAATAAGGTGTTCAGAATACTTGCCGCATCATCCCGCCCTGCCCAGCAAGCCACTTCTAATATGACTGAATTGGCCGGCAATTGTAGTGCCGCTAAATCATTTAAAAAAGTCGGCGCCATGGTATAGGCAGCAAAGGTCGCAAAAGGCAGCGGAATATTCATAGTCAATCGCAATCCATGCCGCTGCCAAGACGCCAGATCATTGAGCGCTTGCGTCATAAAACTTTGCACCAGCGCGGTAAATTGCGGCAAGGCATACAATTGCGCGATCAATGCATCGCGATTTTGCCCGGGAAAAACCGCCTCATCCCACGTTGGCACCACACGCAGCCCTTGTAGCAGTCGGCTATGTAAATCAATCCGGGGCTGGTAAGCAAAACCAATTAAATCGGCATTGATTGCCGCAACTAAATCGGCCGGTAAAACCGCACTCAAGGCCGTGGTGGTGCGTGGAGCAAACCCACTTAAAGCCGCGCGTAATAAATCGGCGGTCAGCGGTTTTTGCACTGAACCAACAATATGCAAACCATCACTGCGCCCTAAAGACACCACAGAAGACAGCAACACGGTTTCTCTGGAGCTCACCACTAAAATGCCAGCTTGTTGATGGCTACGCCCCAGCTCTTTGAGTAAACCAATGCCATTCACGCCCGGCATTTCTAAGTCGAGTAAAATTA includes these proteins:
- the gltB gene encoding glutamate synthase large subunit; protein product: MDMAFPNEQGMYDPANEHDACGVGFVAHIKGQKSHHIIEQGLLILKNIDHRGAVGADALAGDGAGILIQIPDALFRKVTLTQGIVLPPMGDYGVAMCFLPQEAAARAACEEEIERAVRAEKQVVLGWRDVPVNHDMPMSPLIKATEPVIRQLFIGRGNDVLVTDALERKLYIIRKRASHAIRALKLKYGGEYYIPSCSARTINYKGLLLADQVGEYYLDLQDPACISALALVHQRFSTNTFPTWDLAHPFRYIAHNGEINTLRGNVNWIRAREKAISSPVLGKDIDKIWPLIYPGQSDSASFDNALELLVMGGYSLAQAMMMMIPEAWERNGEMDENRRAFYEYHAAMMEPWDGPAAVAFTDGRQIGATLDRNGLRPARYLVTNDDLVVMASESGVLPISEERINKKWRLQPGKMFLIDLEQGRIIDDKELKDSLANAKPYREWIEKIRIKLDDIEGDDGEVSFPPPDAHSLLDQQQAFGYTQEDLKFILEPMAKAGEEPTGSMGNDAALTVLSRKNKPLYHYFKQLFAQVTNPPIDPIREEMVMSLVSFIGPKPNLLGTTDINPPIRLEVAQPVLSSAQFEKIRNIGQYTGGKFYSHQLDICYPVAWGKEGVEARLASLVAEAEDAVKSGANILIVSDRAMDAKHVAIPALLATSAIHQHLVKRGLRTSTGLVVETGSARETHHIALLGGYGAEAVYPYLTLATLADLAYANGGDAELAAKYQKNFIKAVGKGLMKVMSKMGISTYMSYTGAQIFEAIGLQKSVVKKYFTGTASNVEGIGLFDIAEEAVRLHTSAFGSDPVLANQLDAGGEYAFRIRGEDHLWTPDSIAKLQHATRSNSYSTYKEYAALINDQSKRHLTLRGLFEIKPAGAPVPLAEVESAAEIVKRFATGAMSLGSISTEAHSTLAIAMNRIGGKSNTGEGGEDAARFGVLKAGQTLSDVIGKNRIERDYTFKEGDSLRSAIKQVASGRFGVTTEYLVNADQIQIKMAQGAKPGEGGQLPGHKVSEYIGKLRHSVPGVGLISPPPHHDIYSIEDLAQLIHDLKNVNPVASISVKLVAEVGVGTVAAGVTKAKADHLVIAGHDGGTGASPQSSIKHAGGPWELGLAETQQTLVLNKLRGRVRVQVDGQMKTGRDVVIGALLGADEFGFATAPLVVEGCIMMRKCHLNTCPVGVATQDPVLRQRFSGQPEHVVNYFFFVAEEARQIMAEMGVRTIDELIGRSDLLDKQAGVDHWKTKGLDFSKIFYQPKAAPEVSRLHAEQQDHGLNKALDNQLLAQAAPALERGEVTKISLAVKNINRTVGAMLSGEVARRYGHAGLPEDTLQVALHGTAGQSFAAFLARGITITLTGEGNDYVGKGLSGGRIVIRPNAAFSGKTWENIIVGNTVLFGAIAGEAFFAGVGGERFAVRNSGATAVVEGLGDHGCEYMTGGTVVVLGQTGRNFAAGMSGGVAYVYDPEGVFAARCNMAQVALERVLPAAEQAAPFHNDIADETQLKALIARHAELSGSVRASQLLQDWPVSRAAFVKVFPNEYRRALKEMAAANVSAAAAVKEIA
- a CDS encoding EAL domain-containing protein, whose amino-acid sequence is MSTTVMVVDDSSVQRRHAVNLCRELELEVIATADDGLNALLQLKAPTLKPDLILLDLEMPGVNGIGLLKELGRSHQQAGILVVSSRETVLLSSVVSLGRSDGLHIVGSVQKPLTADLLRAALSGFAPRTTTALSAVLPADLVAAINADLIGFAYQPRIDLHSRLLQGLRVVPTWDEAVFPGQNRDALIAQLYALPQFTALVQSFMTQALNDLASWQRHGLRLTMNIPLPFATFAAYTMAPTFLNDLAALQLPANSVILEVACWAGRDDAASILNTLLQLRIKEVGIAYIDRGQGFTWLEEQGQLPLSEFHLSAGLIERAQQQELSQLLIKYSIQLAHDLSLKTYASNVTTAAQLQQLEAAACDYVSGAMIGELITADEVPNWRKQVALSGQV